In Euwallacea fornicatus isolate EFF26 chromosome 2, ASM4011564v1, whole genome shotgun sequence, one genomic interval encodes:
- the Coq2 gene encoding 4-hydroxybenzoate polyprenyltransferase, mitochondrial yields the protein MFCIRSLRHIKQLSPWNLTAAKYEVISPLLGTSNYQFVNHFPLKCTAPAVQLATPKETLASRLVNNSPKNVQPYLKLMRLDRPAGSWLLFWPCGWGIASAATPGCLPDLYLLALFGTGAVIMRGAGCTINDMWDRDIDAKVVRTKDRPLVTGVVSMKQALMFLGAQLSMGLAVLMQLNWYSLALGASSLGLIISYPLMKRFTYWPQLVLGLTFNWGTLLGFSAVQGYIDLSICLPLYCAGICWTIIYDTIYAHQDREDDLKVGIKSTAIKFKEDTKVWLTGFSMIMGSSLVYLGIINSQTWPYYGATTLVAAHLAYQIISLNINNPADCSKKFISNTWVGFILFCGIVLGNYLKPVKVEKPKN from the coding sequence TTGGAACCTGACCGCGGCCAAATATGAGGTTATAAGTCCTCTTTTGGGGACCTCAAATTATCAATTTGTCAATCACTTTCCTCTCAAATGCACCGCCCCGGCTGTTCAACTGGCAACCCCCAAAGAAACACTTGCCAGCAGACTTGTAAATAACTCTCCAAAGAACGTTCAACCCTACTTAAAACTCATGCGACTTGATAGACCTGCAGGTTCTTGGCTTCTTTTCTGGCCTTGCGGCTGGGGCATAGCCTCTGCCGCTACCCCAGGATGCCTCCCTGATCTCTATCTCCTCGCTCTATTTGGAACAGGAGCTGTGATAATGAGAGGGGCTGGATGTACAATAAATGACATGTGGGACCGTGACATTGATGCTAAAGTTGTAAGAACTAAGGACCGACCGTTAGTTACTGGAGTTGTGTCTATGAAGCAGGCTTTAATGTTTTTGGGGGCCCAATTGAGCATGGGTTTGGCTGTTTTAATGCAGCTCAATTGGTACAGTTTGGCATTAGGAGCTAGCTCTTTAGGATTAATAATTTCCTACCCACTTATGAAACGTTTTACTTACTGGCCCCAGTTAGTGCTTGGATTAACTTTCAATTGGGGAACTCTCCTGGGGTTTAGTGCGGTGCAAGGATATATAGACCTATCCATATGTTTGCCATTATATTGTGCTGGGATTTGTTGGACTATAATATATGACACAATTTATGCCCATCAAGATCGAGAAGATGACTTAAAGGTTGGCATTAAGTCAACTGCAATTAAATTCAAAGAAGACACTAAAGTTTGGTTAACTGGATTTTCAATGATTATGGGTAGCTCTTTGGTTTATTTAGGGATAATTAATAGTCAAACTTGGCCCTATTATGGAGCTACGACTCTTGTTGCCGCTCATCTTGCTTATCAAATTATCTCATTAAACATTAATAATCCTGCagattgttcaaaaaaatttatttcaaacaccTGGGTGGgttttatattgttttgtgGTATAGTTTTagggaattatttaaaaccagTAAAAGTAGAGAAaccaaaaaattga